The Candidatus Omnitrophota bacterium genome includes a window with the following:
- a CDS encoding glycosyltransferase translates to MKILVIYATAGAGHKKAAEAVHEALQGSAEFQPSLVDLLDHTRPGYKDFYSGSYTYLVTHAPWAWSLMFGMSDHPWLMPFVNAGRAVVNHFNAGRLERFLQQGQFDAIVSTHFFSNEVACRLKRRGLVRSRIVSVVTDFDVHRIWLAKGIDAYAVASDWTKAKIIGLGVPEDKVVVTGIPTAGKFSAPRDVGALKRKFGLIENLSTVLLATGSFGIGPIEEIIRSLQGIQALVVCGHNKVLYERLKAQEKGLVKIFGLVNNMDELMAVSDVMVTKPGGLSISEALVTGLPMIFFNAIPGQETNNIRVLREHGIGLEGQSVQDIKRWIEQLSSSPQELRAAKERTKVLARPSAARDIVALLTRSPAG, encoded by the coding sequence ATGAAGATTCTGGTCATTTACGCCACGGCCGGCGCCGGCCACAAGAAGGCCGCGGAAGCCGTCCACGAAGCCCTCCAGGGCTCGGCGGAATTTCAGCCCTCCCTCGTCGATCTCCTGGACCACACCCGTCCCGGTTACAAGGATTTTTACAGCGGAAGTTACACGTACCTGGTCACGCACGCGCCCTGGGCGTGGAGCCTGATGTTCGGGATGTCCGACCATCCCTGGCTGATGCCCTTCGTCAACGCCGGGAGGGCGGTTGTCAATCATTTCAACGCCGGGCGGCTCGAGAGATTTCTTCAACAGGGACAATTCGACGCCATTGTTTCCACGCATTTTTTTTCCAACGAGGTGGCCTGCCGCCTGAAGCGCCGCGGCCTGGTCCGCTCCCGGATCGTTTCGGTGGTGACGGATTTCGACGTCCACCGGATCTGGCTCGCGAAAGGGATTGACGCCTACGCGGTGGCGAGCGACTGGACCAAGGCCAAGATCATCGGCCTGGGCGTGCCTGAGGACAAGGTCGTGGTGACCGGGATCCCGACGGCTGGAAAATTTTCGGCGCCCAGAGACGTGGGCGCGCTTAAACGCAAATTCGGCCTGATCGAGAACCTCTCAACCGTTCTGCTGGCCACGGGTTCGTTCGGCATCGGCCCCATCGAGGAGATCATCAGGTCCCTGCAGGGGATCCAGGCCCTGGTGGTCTGCGGGCACAACAAGGTTTTGTATGAACGGCTCAAGGCCCAGGAAAAAGGGCTTGTGAAAATTTTCGGTTTGGTTAACAATATGGATGAGCTCATGGCTGTCTCGGACGTGATGGTGACCAAACCGGGAGGATTGTCCATTTCCGAAGCGTTGGTCACGGGCCTTCCCATGATCTTTTTCAATGCCATCCCCGGCCAGGAGACCAACAACATCAGGGTCCTGCGTGAGCACGGTATCGGGCTGGAAGGGCAGTCGGTCCAGGACATCAAACGCTGGATCGAGCAGTTGAGTTCGTCCCCCCAGGAACTGCGCGCCGCCAAGGAGAGGACAAAAGTACTGGCCCGTCCGTCGGCGGCGCGGGACATCGTCGCTCTCCTCACGCGAAGTCCCGCGGGCTGA
- a CDS encoding MarR family transcriptional regulator — translation MDYFKSFGIDIAKSQPHEEAVYSIALLYNLLNARIEEYLGPFGLSAAKFNVLMTVEHQRDGRGISQVDISKHLIVSPANMTKLLDKLEDEALVTRSALEGDRRVKIVRTTAKGEKLLDQVWPGYLKILHELGSKMQAGKQSQTAKLLREWIVRLADERAGHV, via the coding sequence ATGGATTACTTCAAATCTTTCGGCATCGACATCGCAAAAAGCCAGCCCCACGAGGAAGCTGTGTACAGCATCGCCCTTCTCTATAATCTGCTGAACGCCCGGATCGAAGAGTATCTGGGGCCGTTCGGCCTGTCCGCGGCCAAATTCAACGTCCTGATGACGGTCGAGCATCAGCGGGACGGCCGTGGCATCAGCCAGGTGGACATCAGCAAGCACCTCATCGTTTCTCCCGCCAATATGACAAAGCTCCTGGATAAACTGGAAGACGAGGCTCTGGTCACGCGTTCCGCCCTGGAAGGCGACCGCCGCGTGAAGATCGTCAGGACAACTGCCAAAGGAGAGAAATTGTTGGATCAGGTTTGGCCGGGTTATCTGAAAATTTTGCATGAGCTCGGTTCGAAAATGCAGGCCGGCAAGCAATCCCAAACAGCCAAACTTCTGCGGGAATGGATCGTGCGGCTTGCGGATGAGAGGGCGGGCCATGTTTAA
- a CDS encoding DegT/DnrJ/EryC1/StrS family aminotransferase, translated as MDVQFIDFSEQYRVIKDEIDTGLKSVFEKGNFILGQEEKDFEAQFARYCESEYGVGVNSGTDALYLALAAMKIGPGDEVILPTFTFIATALCVSYTGAKPVFVDIEEKTYNLDPQKLAKAITPKTKVIIPVHIYGQPAEMDAVNAIAKAGKIQVLEDAAQAHGATYKGRKVGSLGDAACFSFYPTKSLGAFGDGGMIVTKDKTINENALMLRDYGRKGRYEHLIKGHNSRLDTVQAVVLSAKLKRLDEWNRMRNDNAAYYGGLLKDIQGVQAPVIQKDRTHVFQTFAIRVKNRDKVLEELKKKNIGVLIHYPIPLHLQEAYKELGHKNGDFPVAEAVCGEILSLPMFPHMSRAQIEYVCQCLKDVCGGRS; from the coding sequence ATGGACGTTCAGTTCATTGATTTCAGCGAGCAATACCGGGTGATCAAGGACGAGATCGACACCGGCTTGAAAAGTGTTTTTGAAAAGGGGAATTTCATCCTCGGCCAGGAAGAAAAGGATTTTGAGGCCCAGTTCGCCAGGTATTGCGAGAGCGAATACGGCGTCGGCGTCAACTCCGGCACGGACGCGCTGTACCTCGCTCTGGCGGCCATGAAGATCGGCCCCGGGGACGAAGTGATCCTCCCGACGTTCACATTCATCGCGACGGCCCTGTGCGTTTCCTACACGGGAGCCAAGCCGGTGTTCGTGGATATCGAGGAAAAGACCTATAACCTCGATCCGCAGAAACTCGCAAAAGCCATTACCCCGAAGACCAAGGTCATCATCCCTGTCCATATCTACGGTCAGCCCGCGGAGATGGATGCCGTCAACGCAATCGCGAAGGCCGGGAAAATTCAGGTCCTCGAGGACGCGGCCCAGGCGCACGGGGCGACGTACAAGGGCCGAAAGGTCGGGTCTCTGGGGGACGCGGCCTGCTTCAGTTTTTATCCCACCAAGAGCCTCGGCGCGTTCGGCGACGGCGGGATGATCGTGACCAAAGACAAAACGATCAATGAGAACGCCCTGATGCTGCGCGACTACGGCCGCAAGGGGCGCTATGAGCATCTGATCAAAGGCCATAATTCCCGCCTCGACACCGTCCAGGCCGTCGTCCTGTCCGCCAAGCTCAAACGTCTGGATGAGTGGAACCGCATGCGCAATGACAACGCCGCGTATTACGGCGGGCTCCTCAAGGACATCCAAGGCGTCCAGGCCCCGGTCATCCAGAAGGACCGGACGCATGTTTTTCAGACATTCGCCATCCGCGTCAAGAACCGCGACAAGGTCCTCGAAGAATTGAAGAAGAAGAACATCGGGGTCCTGATCCACTATCCGATTCCGCTGCATCTCCAGGAGGCCTACAAGGAGCTCGGCCACAAGAACGGCGATTTCCCCGTCGCCGAGGCCGTGTGCGGCGAGATCCTGTCTCTGCCCATGTTCCCGCATATGTCCAGGGCGCAGATCGAATATGTCTGCCAGTGCCTGAAAGACGTTTGCGGAGGACGATCGTAG
- a CDS encoding glycosyltransferase family 2 protein — protein sequence MNKLLISVVVITKNEEDNIEDCLASVAGWADELIVVDDESADRTVELARKFTDRIFHRKMENEGRHRNWAYAQAKNDWVLSLDADERVTPELQREINEAIPTAGCAAFAIPLRNYIGTYWVRYAGWYPASKIRLFQKNLFRYEEAEVHPCAIVDGKTGSLTKDIIHKGYPDFEHFLASLNRQSTWEAKKWIRTGLNMTRGRIMRRSVDRFFRSYIGKRGMKDGLVGFMVALFAGLYQVVSYAKYWEMKRQATGQDVDHSK from the coding sequence ATGAATAAACTGCTGATCAGCGTTGTCGTCATCACCAAAAATGAAGAGGACAACATCGAGGACTGCCTCGCCAGCGTCGCCGGGTGGGCCGATGAGCTCATCGTGGTCGATGACGAGAGCGCCGACCGCACCGTCGAACTGGCCCGGAAATTCACCGACCGGATCTTTCATCGCAAGATGGAGAACGAGGGCCGGCACCGCAACTGGGCGTATGCCCAGGCCAAGAACGACTGGGTGCTGAGCCTCGATGCCGATGAGCGGGTGACCCCCGAATTGCAGCGGGAGATCAACGAGGCCATCCCCACCGCCGGTTGCGCGGCGTTCGCGATCCCGTTACGCAATTACATCGGTACGTACTGGGTCCGCTATGCCGGCTGGTATCCGGCCAGCAAGATCCGCCTTTTTCAGAAAAATCTTTTCCGTTACGAAGAAGCCGAGGTCCACCCCTGCGCGATTGTCGACGGGAAAACTGGGAGCTTGACCAAAGACATCATCCATAAGGGATATCCCGATTTCGAGCATTTCCTCGCCAGCCTCAACCGCCAGAGCACCTGGGAGGCCAAGAAATGGATCCGGACGGGACTGAACATGACACGCGGCCGGATCATGCGCCGCAGCGTGGACCGGTTTTTCCGCTCCTATATCGGCAAGCGCGGGATGAAGGACGGGCTGGTCGGTTTTATGGTCGCTCTTTTTGCCGGATTATACCAGGTCGTCAGTTACGCCAAGTATTGGGAAATGAAAAGGCAGGCCACAGGTCAGGACGTGGATCATTCAAAATGA
- the priA gene encoding primosomal protein N', with protein MNDTFAQVVVGLPVEGPFDYLIPESLRGAVKPGHRVAVSFGPRQTVGFVVGTTARCSFPRVKPLAAVLDPVPALDGRTLRLTRSFADYYGCSWGEAIHAAVPEVLRRKKPVDMTLPVAQTFPVPDPARTTLVLDQSPDKRWPALLEKIGRTLDKGMGVLVLVPEVSLIDGVCSRLKDKGWGEICILDKELSAGEEWEHWRAAKESRARIVVGTRSAVFAPVTPLGLIIVTDEENAAYKQEQSPFYHVRDVARMRSKIEGADVIYASSAPSAEAWHEAGKTPAGREILEQPCGNEIVIVDQTYDKFRGKAFLSYPLQDSIRKTLEAKGRTVLFFNRRGFSTMTRCGQCGFEVKCERCDAHLTYMYALKNLVCPRCEKAVEMPRICPGCRSQYLRYTGSGVEKIESEVARLYPQAKVARYDRETKALPESADIIVATQAVMKYLDKLSPSLVGVLAVDTELSRVDFRSAQRVFSLLVRLRQQARKQLLIQTYDAKNYCLTAVRKWDFAGFYRKELGFRKELGLPPYWHILAVSLRGGSEASVGGQAQAVYEKLFAEKPKGMEISEPQPDLTPKLRGKYRFTIMVKGKSVPGLWVHVKPLLRKFRKKSGVVLTLNVDP; from the coding sequence ATGAATGACACATTCGCCCAGGTTGTGGTCGGCCTTCCTGTGGAAGGGCCGTTCGATTATTTAATCCCGGAGTCCTTGCGCGGCGCGGTAAAGCCGGGCCACCGCGTGGCCGTGTCCTTCGGCCCCCGGCAGACCGTCGGATTCGTGGTCGGCACGACGGCCCGGTGTTCGTTCCCACGCGTCAAGCCGCTGGCCGCGGTCCTGGATCCCGTGCCCGCCCTCGACGGCCGCACCCTGCGGCTGACCCGGAGTTTCGCCGATTATTACGGCTGCTCCTGGGGAGAGGCGATCCACGCGGCGGTCCCCGAAGTCCTCCGCCGGAAGAAACCGGTGGACATGACCTTGCCGGTCGCCCAAACCTTCCCGGTTCCCGATCCCGCGCGGACAACGCTTGTGCTGGACCAAAGCCCCGACAAGCGGTGGCCGGCTCTTTTGGAAAAAATCGGCCGGACCCTGGACAAAGGCATGGGTGTCCTGGTCCTTGTGCCGGAAGTCTCTTTGATCGACGGGGTTTGCTCCCGGCTCAAGGACAAGGGATGGGGCGAAATCTGCATCCTGGACAAAGAACTTTCCGCCGGGGAGGAATGGGAGCATTGGCGGGCGGCCAAAGAATCGCGGGCCCGGATCGTGGTCGGCACGCGTTCGGCCGTGTTCGCGCCGGTCACGCCCCTGGGGCTGATCATCGTCACGGACGAGGAGAACGCGGCCTATAAACAGGAGCAGTCGCCGTTTTATCACGTGCGGGATGTCGCCCGGATGCGGTCGAAGATCGAAGGCGCCGACGTGATTTACGCGAGCTCGGCCCCGTCGGCGGAGGCCTGGCATGAGGCCGGCAAGACGCCGGCCGGCCGCGAGATTCTGGAGCAGCCCTGCGGGAATGAAATCGTCATCGTTGACCAGACGTACGACAAGTTCCGGGGCAAGGCCTTTTTGTCGTATCCTCTCCAGGACAGCATCCGGAAAACGCTGGAAGCCAAGGGCCGGACGGTTTTGTTCTTTAACCGGCGTGGATTCAGCACCATGACCCGCTGCGGCCAGTGTGGGTTTGAAGTCAAGTGCGAACGCTGCGACGCGCACCTCACGTACATGTACGCGCTAAAAAATCTGGTGTGTCCGCGCTGCGAAAAGGCCGTGGAGATGCCCAGGATCTGCCCGGGATGCCGCAGCCAGTATTTGCGTTACACCGGGTCCGGGGTCGAGAAGATCGAGAGCGAAGTGGCGCGCCTTTACCCGCAGGCCAAAGTCGCCCGGTATGACCGCGAGACCAAGGCCCTGCCGGAAAGCGCGGACATCATCGTGGCGACCCAGGCCGTGATGAAGTATCTGGACAAGCTCTCTCCGTCGCTGGTTGGGGTCCTGGCCGTTGACACGGAGTTGAGCCGCGTGGACTTCCGGTCGGCCCAGCGGGTTTTTTCCCTTCTGGTCCGTTTGCGGCAGCAGGCCCGTAAACAACTGCTCATCCAGACGTACGACGCGAAGAATTACTGCCTGACGGCCGTCCGCAAGTGGGACTTTGCCGGCTTTTACAGGAAGGAACTGGGATTCCGGAAGGAACTGGGGCTTCCGCCGTACTGGCATATCCTGGCCGTGTCGCTTCGGGGGGGAAGCGAGGCGTCTGTCGGGGGCCAGGCCCAGGCGGTTTATGAAAAGTTGTTTGCGGAAAAACCGAAAGGCATGGAAATTTCAGAGCCGCAGCCGGATCTCACGCCGAAATTGCGCGGCAAGTACCGTTTTACTATAATGGTGAAGGGCAAGTCTGTCCCGGGGCTGTGGGTTCATGTCAAGCCGCTCCTGCGTAAGTTCCGGAAAAAAAGCGGGGTCGTCCTGACGTTGAACGTGGATCCCTAA
- a CDS encoding RNA methyltransferase, with protein MRKLTHKEIVHRQNSLAAQPRLAFDVLLNNIRSLYNVGSIFRTADGAGVGKIWLCGITGAPPQSDIAKTALGAQDRVPWEYRKDAAGVIRELRQRNYQIVLLEQMEGSVPYQRFDFRPPVCLVLGNEVEGVAEELAKPCDAAVEIEMAGVKNSLNVGVAFGVVAYHIRNALRAG; from the coding sequence GTGCGTAAATTGACCCACAAGGAAATCGTGCACCGCCAAAACAGCCTGGCTGCCCAGCCGCGGCTGGCGTTTGACGTGCTCCTGAACAATATCCGGAGCCTTTACAACGTCGGCTCGATTTTTCGCACCGCGGACGGCGCGGGGGTGGGGAAGATCTGGCTGTGCGGGATCACGGGCGCTCCGCCCCAGTCGGACATCGCGAAAACCGCCCTGGGCGCCCAGGACAGGGTCCCATGGGAATACCGGAAGGATGCGGCCGGGGTGATCCGTGAGTTGCGGCAGCGGAACTATCAGATCGTCCTTCTCGAACAGATGGAGGGAAGCGTGCCGTATCAGAGGTTTGACTTCAGGCCGCCGGTCTGCCTGGTTCTGGGCAACGAGGTCGAGGGTGTTGCCGAGGAATTGGCGAAGCCGTGCGATGCCGCGGTTGAGATCGAAATGGCGGGGGTCAAGAATTCGCTCAATGTCGGGGTGGCGTTCGGGGTGGTGGCTTATCACATCCGGAACGCGCTGAGAGCGGGGTAA
- the fmt gene encoding methionyl-tRNA formyltransferase, whose protein sequence is MKIIFFGSDDFATAHMEALKAGGHEILACVTSPDKPRGRGLQVTPSPVKEFAVRNKLPVFQPENIKDQAFLRAMKEFNCDLFVVIAYGRILPAELLQVPYVCAINVHGSLLPKYRGAAPINWAVINGETETGVTIIKMNAAMDGGDIFAQARISIGARDTSQTLRAGMIEAGKKLLVGTIKDIEDNNYTLTVQDSHAVTLAPKLTKELGLIRWDKPAVQIHNLVRGLLPWPAAYMSWGGKIVKVLESRLPAVSAGGKPPGEVIAVSPEGLLVATGQGNLLVTAVQPESGKPMDARSFAAGHRIAAGSRF, encoded by the coding sequence ATGAAAATCATTTTTTTCGGCAGCGATGATTTCGCGACAGCGCACATGGAGGCCCTGAAGGCCGGCGGGCACGAGATCCTGGCCTGCGTCACGTCGCCGGACAAGCCGAGGGGGCGGGGGCTTCAGGTGACCCCGTCGCCGGTCAAGGAATTCGCCGTCCGCAACAAGCTTCCCGTTTTTCAGCCGGAGAACATCAAAGACCAGGCCTTTTTACGGGCCATGAAAGAGTTCAACTGCGACCTTTTTGTCGTGATCGCTTACGGCCGCATCCTGCCGGCAGAGCTCCTGCAAGTCCCCTATGTCTGCGCGATCAATGTCCATGGCTCGCTGTTGCCCAAATACCGCGGGGCCGCGCCCATCAACTGGGCGGTCATCAACGGCGAGACGGAAACCGGGGTGACCATTATTAAGATGAACGCGGCTATGGACGGCGGCGACATCTTCGCCCAGGCCCGGATCAGCATCGGCGCCCGGGACACTTCGCAGACATTGAGGGCCGGGATGATCGAGGCCGGGAAGAAACTGCTTGTGGGCACCATCAAAGATATCGAGGACAACAATTACACCCTCACGGTCCAGGACAGCCATGCCGTGACGCTGGCTCCCAAGCTCACCAAAGAGCTCGGCCTGATCCGGTGGGACAAACCCGCTGTTCAGATCCACAATTTGGTCCGCGGCCTTTTACCCTGGCCGGCCGCTTACATGTCCTGGGGAGGGAAGATCGTAAAGGTTTTGGAGTCCCGTCTCCCGGCCGTCTCTGCCGGAGGAAAGCCTCCTGGAGAGGTCATCGCCGTTTCTCCCGAAGGCCTGCTGGTCGCCACCGGCCAGGGAAACCTGCTTGTCACAGCTGTCCAACCCGAATCCGGCAAACCCATGGATGCCCGCAGTTTCGCCGCCGGCCACCGGATCGCGGCCGGTTCCCGCTTTTAA
- a CDS encoding HAD-IIIA family hydrolase, whose amino-acid sequence MKVVFLDRDGVINEFPGNGNYVTKVKDFRFIPGALKALRRLTDAGFMIFVVSNQAGVGKGVYSLNKLRRITENMLRDVRKAGGRIKKVYYCTHRSDQNCDCRKPRIGSIRKAMGLMSKSLRSAQKAFFVGDTKVDILAGHNAGCTTIFVRSGRKEDQRNLRTWRVRPDFIARDLLEASDIIAGQLDRKPARKKSAA is encoded by the coding sequence ATGAAAGTCGTATTCCTGGACAGAGACGGGGTCATCAACGAATTCCCCGGCAACGGTAATTACGTCACCAAAGTCAAGGACTTCCGTTTCATCCCCGGGGCGCTCAAGGCGCTGCGGCGGCTGACAGATGCGGGGTTCATGATCTTTGTCGTCTCCAACCAGGCCGGGGTGGGCAAGGGCGTGTACAGCCTGAACAAGCTCCGCCGGATCACCGAAAATATGCTGCGGGACGTGCGCAAGGCCGGAGGCCGGATCAAAAAAGTATATTACTGCACCCACCGGTCCGATCAGAACTGCGACTGCCGCAAGCCCAGGATCGGATCGATCCGCAAGGCCATGGGGCTGATGAGCAAGTCTCTCCGTTCCGCCCAAAAGGCGTTCTTCGTCGGCGATACCAAAGTGGATATCCTGGCCGGCCATAACGCCGGGTGCACCACGATCTTTGTCCGCTCGGGCCGCAAAGAGGATCAGCGCAACCTCCGGACCTGGCGCGTCAGGCCGGATTTCATCGCCCGGGACCTGCTGGAAGCCTCAGACATCATTGCCGGCCAGCTCGACCGCAAACCGGCCCGGAAAAAGTCCGCCGCCTAA
- the gap gene encoding type I glyceraldehyde-3-phosphate dehydrogenase: protein MAAKIGINGFGRIGRLAFRAALSSKDVEVVGINDLFEPDYLAYMLKYDSTQGAFKGTVAVKDGNLIVNGKTVRVTAEKEPANLKWSAVGADYVIESTGLFTEIEKAKGHLTAGARKVVISAPSKDAPMFVMGVNQKTYKKDMDVVSNASCTTNCLAPVTKVLHDRWGIIEGLMTTCHAVTATQKTVDGPSKKDWRGGRGAFQNIIPSSTGAAKAVGKVIPDLNGKITGMSLRVPVADVSVVDLTCRLAKPAKWDEIKQAMKEASEGELKGILGYTEDNVVSSDFIGDSRTSIFDANAGIALNDNFVKVVSWYDNEWGYSCKLIDLIVYMDTVK from the coding sequence ATGGCTGCAAAAATCGGTATCAACGGGTTCGGCCGCATCGGGCGCCTGGCGTTTCGCGCGGCGTTGAGCAGCAAAGACGTCGAAGTGGTGGGCATCAACGACCTTTTCGAGCCGGATTACTTGGCTTACATGCTCAAGTATGATTCCACCCAGGGGGCCTTCAAGGGCACGGTTGCCGTTAAGGACGGGAATTTGATTGTCAACGGCAAAACGGTTCGCGTGACGGCTGAAAAAGAGCCGGCCAACCTCAAATGGAGCGCTGTCGGGGCGGATTACGTGATCGAATCCACCGGGCTGTTCACCGAGATCGAGAAGGCCAAAGGCCATTTGACGGCGGGCGCCAGGAAGGTCGTCATTTCCGCTCCGTCCAAGGACGCCCCCATGTTCGTCATGGGCGTCAATCAGAAGACTTATAAGAAAGACATGGATGTCGTTTCCAACGCGTCCTGCACCACGAACTGTCTGGCTCCGGTCACCAAGGTTTTGCATGACCGCTGGGGCATTATCGAAGGCTTGATGACGACCTGCCACGCTGTCACCGCCACCCAGAAAACGGTCGACGGCCCGTCCAAAAAGGACTGGCGCGGCGGCCGCGGGGCCTTCCAGAACATCATCCCGTCCTCGACGGGCGCGGCCAAGGCCGTGGGCAAAGTCATCCCGGACCTGAACGGGAAGATCACCGGCATGTCGTTACGCGTGCCTGTGGCCGACGTTTCCGTCGTGGACCTGACCTGCCGCCTGGCCAAACCGGCCAAGTGGGACGAGATCAAGCAGGCGATGAAAGAGGCTTCAGAAGGCGAATTGAAGGGCATTCTCGGTTACACCGAAGACAACGTGGTCTCTTCGGACTTCATCGGGGATTCCCGGACGTCCATCTTCGACGCCAACGCCGGCATCGCCTTGAACGATAACTTTGTCAAGGTCGTGTCCTGGTATGACAACGAATGGGGTTATTCCTGCAAGTTGATCGACCTGATCGTTTACATGGACACCGTGAAATAA
- a CDS encoding tetratricopeptide repeat protein, with product MTDLSRKTFSARLRLMAAPLLLLGLCLAAYGNSLHNGFMMDDQGLLVNNPAIHDPGFFQMNFLFQDARVPGGEYAYFRPLPHWLYTVTWSAFGSDVFYYHAINLLLFYLCCCALYDFVRILFGDVRLALLTAVIFCLHPVNGLLVNYITAIGFSAMILAMLLGMLAHLKAPLWGIPVSLLCFLAALLCHETAVMFPVYLAAVLYFSKQHSLKSIFLRLIPSGVLLLAYLIFRMQYASLETSVLGNIGKFGISVMGYVTMLADQIAFYLGNIFLLKDIVLIRAAPFSPHPVFPIAVLLMLAAVLAGLLARFRRRDPKAFAAAWILAGLCPVALAVFSRPSLGFIIQPHWLFFPTIGLFILASNFLLTAQARLGPKPWLAAVIAIAGILLLSTRQYNRLWGNEKAYCQYMLKLSPQMDLPHFWLAHAYLNERNYPQAREHFLRSLLGTPRDWEVYGNLGVIEFEQQNYDRAMAYFDKAVELNPVGADSYYNIGLIYKMRGNPTGAETFLKKSLELNYYLSEARMTLAQIYIDSGRADEAANLLSENLKINPDDRGSRLMLRYLGNSP from the coding sequence ATGACAGACTTGTCCCGCAAAACATTCTCCGCCCGTCTGCGCCTCATGGCCGCCCCGCTTTTGCTCCTGGGGCTGTGCCTCGCCGCCTACGGCAACAGCCTGCACAACGGCTTCATGATGGACGACCAGGGCCTGCTTGTCAACAACCCGGCCATCCACGACCCCGGATTTTTCCAAATGAATTTCCTGTTTCAAGACGCCCGGGTCCCCGGCGGGGAATACGCTTATTTCCGGCCCCTGCCGCATTGGTTATACACGGTCACCTGGTCCGCGTTCGGCAGCGATGTGTTTTATTATCATGCGATCAATCTTCTCCTCTTTTACCTCTGCTGCTGCGCCCTTTATGATTTTGTGCGGATTTTATTCGGCGATGTCCGGCTGGCGCTCCTCACCGCCGTTATCTTCTGCCTTCACCCGGTCAACGGGCTTCTGGTGAATTACATCACCGCCATCGGATTCTCGGCAATGATCCTCGCCATGCTCCTGGGAATGCTGGCCCATTTGAAGGCGCCGCTGTGGGGCATTCCCGTGTCTCTTCTGTGTTTCCTGGCCGCCCTCTTGTGCCATGAGACCGCAGTCATGTTCCCTGTTTACCTGGCCGCTGTCCTGTATTTCTCAAAACAGCACTCTCTCAAGTCCATTTTTCTGCGGCTCATTCCGTCCGGGGTCCTTCTCCTGGCCTATCTGATCTTTCGCATGCAGTATGCCAGCCTGGAGACAAGCGTGCTCGGGAATATTGGCAAATTCGGCATCTCGGTGATGGGGTACGTCACCATGCTGGCCGACCAGATCGCCTTCTACCTGGGGAACATCTTTCTTCTGAAGGACATCGTGCTCATCCGCGCCGCCCCGTTCTCTCCGCATCCCGTTTTTCCCATCGCCGTCCTGCTCATGCTGGCCGCTGTTCTCGCGGGATTGCTGGCCCGGTTCCGCCGGCGCGACCCTAAGGCCTTTGCCGCCGCGTGGATTCTGGCAGGCCTGTGCCCTGTCGCGCTCGCCGTGTTTTCGCGGCCGTCGCTGGGCTTTATCATCCAGCCGCACTGGCTCTTTTTCCCGACGATCGGCCTTTTCATCCTCGCGTCAAACTTCCTGCTGACCGCTCAAGCCCGCCTGGGCCCAAAACCCTGGCTCGCTGCCGTGATCGCCATCGCGGGGATCCTGCTTTTGTCCACGCGCCAATACAACCGGCTCTGGGGCAATGAAAAGGCCTATTGCCAATACATGCTCAAACTGTCCCCGCAGATGGACCTTCCGCATTTCTGGCTCGCGCACGCGTATCTGAACGAAAGAAATTATCCGCAAGCGCGCGAACATTTTCTGCGGTCCCTCCTGGGGACGCCGAGAGACTGGGAGGTTTACGGGAATCTGGGCGTGATCGAATTTGAGCAGCAGAATTATGACCGGGCCATGGCTTATTTCGACAAGGCGGTGGAACTCAACCCGGTTGGCGCGGACAGTTATTACAACATCGGGCTGATTTACAAAATGCGCGGCAACCCGACGGGAGCAGAGACTTTTCTCAAAAAATCGTTGGAATTGAATTACTATCTGTCCGAAGCCAGGATGACCCTGGCCCAAATTTACATAGACTCCGGAAGGGCGGACGAAGCAGCAAACCTGCTATCGGAAAATCTCAAGATCAACCCGGATGACCGGGGCAGCCGCTTGATGCTGCGGTATCTAGGCAACAGTCCTTAA